A region of Streptomyces paludis DNA encodes the following proteins:
- a CDS encoding beta-galactosidase, with the protein MTRVPSPRWLRRPHDDPTPRFAYGADYNPEQWPREVWPEDIRLMREAGVNIVSLAIFSWARIQPAPDTWDFGWLDEIMDLLHEGGIAVDLATATASPPPWLTTLHPEILPVTASGETVWPGARQHWRPTSPVFRTHALRLVEKMAERYGNHPALTAWHISNELGCHNIYDYSDDAARAFRTWLSDRYGSVETLNHAWGTAFWSQRYTEWDQILPPRLAASHPNPTQQLDFKRFSSDALKDYLRAERDLLYRLTPDTPVTTNFMVMGETKGMHYADWAREVDFVSNDHYTLPGPQRLDELSFSANLTGSIAGGHPWFLMEHSTSAVNWQPVNLAKREHDLSRDSLLHVAHGADAVCFFQWRQSAAGAEKYHSAMVPHAGEDSEVFRSVAALGALLGELSEVVGSTGRPARAAVLFDWESWWASEQDSHPTSLLRYRQEALDWYSAFLALGVRADVVHTGASLDGYDLVVAPVLHVVPRDLAKELTGYVEGGGHLVTTYFSGVVDENDHAWLGGYPGALRELLGIRVEEFGPLLDGRDVALDNGATGTLWTDRITVTDDAVEVLASYRTGDQAGRPAITRRPVGAGSAAYVSTRLGAEGIRGVLDRLLAGAGVTSELPGAARGRVELVVRGDGDTTYWFLVNRTDEPVELTGVTGTLLGGTAGSERRGTDGPDPAGPLVLGPRGVAVVRR; encoded by the coding sequence ATGACCCGCGTCCCGTCGCCCCGCTGGCTGCGCCGGCCCCACGACGACCCCACACCGCGGTTCGCGTACGGCGCCGACTACAACCCGGAGCAGTGGCCGCGCGAGGTGTGGCCCGAGGACATCCGGCTGATGCGCGAAGCCGGTGTGAACATCGTGTCCCTCGCCATCTTCTCCTGGGCCCGGATCCAGCCCGCCCCCGACACCTGGGACTTCGGCTGGCTGGACGAGATCATGGATCTGCTGCACGAGGGCGGGATCGCGGTGGATCTGGCCACCGCGACCGCCTCCCCGCCGCCGTGGCTGACCACACTCCACCCGGAGATCCTTCCCGTCACCGCGTCCGGCGAGACGGTGTGGCCCGGCGCCCGCCAGCACTGGCGGCCCACCTCACCGGTCTTCCGTACCCACGCGCTGCGGCTCGTGGAGAAGATGGCCGAGCGGTACGGGAACCACCCGGCGCTCACGGCCTGGCACATCTCCAACGAGCTGGGCTGCCACAACATCTACGACTACTCCGACGACGCGGCCCGCGCCTTCCGTACCTGGCTGAGCGACCGCTACGGATCCGTGGAGACCCTCAACCACGCCTGGGGCACGGCCTTCTGGTCCCAGCGCTACACCGAGTGGGACCAGATCCTGCCGCCCCGGCTGGCCGCCTCGCACCCCAATCCCACCCAGCAGCTCGACTTCAAGCGGTTCTCCTCGGACGCCCTCAAGGACTATCTGCGCGCCGAGCGCGACCTGCTGTACCGGCTGACCCCCGACACCCCGGTGACCACCAACTTCATGGTCATGGGCGAGACCAAGGGGATGCACTACGCCGACTGGGCCCGGGAGGTGGACTTCGTCTCCAACGACCACTACACCCTGCCCGGTCCGCAGCGCCTGGACGAGCTGTCGTTCTCCGCGAACCTCACCGGTTCGATCGCGGGCGGACACCCCTGGTTCCTGATGGAGCACTCCACCAGCGCGGTCAACTGGCAGCCCGTGAACCTCGCCAAGCGCGAGCACGACCTGTCGCGCGACTCGCTGCTCCATGTCGCCCACGGCGCGGACGCCGTCTGCTTCTTCCAGTGGCGCCAGTCGGCCGCCGGCGCGGAGAAGTACCACTCGGCGATGGTTCCGCACGCCGGTGAGGACAGCGAGGTCTTCCGCTCGGTGGCCGCGCTCGGCGCGCTGCTGGGCGAGCTGTCCGAGGTCGTCGGCTCCACCGGGCGGCCCGCCCGCGCGGCCGTCCTCTTCGACTGGGAATCGTGGTGGGCCAGCGAGCAGGACTCCCACCCCACCTCCCTACTGCGCTACCGGCAGGAGGCGCTGGACTGGTACTCGGCCTTCCTGGCGCTGGGGGTACGGGCCGATGTCGTCCACACGGGCGCCTCGCTGGACGGCTACGACCTGGTGGTGGCGCCGGTGCTGCATGTGGTGCCGCGCGACCTCGCCAAGGAGCTGACCGGCTATGTGGAGGGCGGGGGCCATCTGGTCACCACCTACTTCTCCGGTGTGGTGGACGAGAACGACCATGCCTGGCTGGGCGGTTACCCCGGCGCGCTGCGGGAGCTGCTCGGTATCCGCGTCGAGGAGTTCGGTCCGCTGCTCGACGGGCGGGACGTCGCCCTCGACAACGGTGCCACGGGCACGCTGTGGACCGACCGGATCACCGTGACGGACGACGCCGTCGAGGTCCTCGCCTCGTACCGTACGGGCGACCAGGCGGGCCGGCCCGCGATCACCCGGCGCCCGGTGGGCGCCGGCAGTGCCGCGTATGTCTCCACCCGGCTGGGCGCGGAGGGGATCCGCGGTGTCCTGGACCGGCTGCTGGCCGGCGCGGGTGTGACCAGCGAGCTGCCCGGGGCCGCGCGCGGCCGGGTGGAGCTGGTGGTCCGCGGCGACGGTGACACCACGTACTGGTTCCTCGTCAACCGTACCGACGAGCCGGTCGAACTGACCGGTGTCACCGGCACATTGCTCGGCGGTACGGCCGGCAGCGAGCGCCGCGGCACCGACGGCCCTGATCCGGCCGGGCCGCTCGTCCTCGGCCCCCGCGGAGTGGCGGTCGTCCGGCGCTGA
- a CDS encoding RICIN domain-containing protein: MKRARTFRYPTAALAVVLAAGGVLAAGPPLAVAADTSAVTVRPDPSYQGQKFEGWGTSLVWFANATGGYPAEIREKLAKLVFGDDGLALNIARYNVGGGNAPDVKDYLRAGGAVEGWWKAPAGTTRQDTSWWSAENPAHWNANADATQRWWVNRVKKDVTHWEAFSNSPPWFMTESGYVSGNFQAGQDQLRTDKVDDFAAYLTGAVERLEKSSRIKVDTIDPFNEPNTNYWGTTLGADGQPVGGRQEGAHIGPELQQKVIKALAAKLGRAKTDAVISAMDETNPTTFARNWESYPQDVRDLVAQLNVHTYGTGGRTTARDIAKGADKPLWMSEVDGDWGDGQDFTSMRPGLGLAKHIVDDLRELEPTAWLFWQPVEDYDNMKPGGESAKGGNWGSIQVPFSCTSKDTLKTCPILTNTKFNTARNFTHFIRPGDRLVRVNDTASAAAVSASGREATVVHVNDTDTVRDVTLDLSGFAKVSKGAKVTPVVTDASGALVKKAKVTVKNGRATVSVPSRSVTTLRISGVSGIAKDASAIQPGHTFALTGVGSGKSLGVSDDATGTVIRTTDTADAGQRWQIEKVTKGTGNRERYVLRNAADGSRVTSANGAAVLEKDTGRPGTAAQWILSTTGDGTYTFVSAATGELLEVAGQSTANGARVSVWKPNSGTNQRWTVTDLG, translated from the coding sequence ATGAAGAGAGCACGTACCTTCCGGTATCCGACGGCGGCGCTGGCCGTCGTTCTCGCGGCCGGCGGTGTGCTGGCCGCGGGACCGCCCCTGGCGGTGGCGGCCGACACCTCGGCCGTCACCGTACGGCCCGACCCCTCCTACCAGGGGCAGAAGTTCGAGGGCTGGGGCACCAGCCTGGTCTGGTTCGCCAACGCGACCGGCGGCTATCCGGCGGAGATACGCGAGAAGCTGGCGAAGCTGGTCTTCGGTGACGACGGGCTCGCGCTCAACATCGCCCGCTACAACGTCGGCGGCGGCAACGCGCCCGACGTCAAGGACTATCTGCGGGCCGGCGGCGCGGTCGAGGGCTGGTGGAAGGCGCCCGCGGGCACCACCCGCCAGGACACCTCCTGGTGGTCGGCGGAGAACCCCGCCCACTGGAACGCGAACGCCGACGCCACACAGCGCTGGTGGGTGAACCGGGTCAAGAAGGACGTCACCCACTGGGAGGCGTTCTCCAACTCACCGCCCTGGTTCATGACCGAGAGCGGCTATGTCTCCGGCAACTTCCAGGCCGGGCAGGACCAGTTGCGCACCGACAAGGTGGACGACTTCGCCGCGTATCTGACCGGTGCGGTGGAGCGGCTGGAGAAGTCGAGCCGGATCAAGGTCGACACCATCGACCCGTTCAACGAGCCGAACACCAACTACTGGGGCACCACACTCGGCGCCGACGGCCAGCCGGTGGGCGGCCGTCAGGAGGGCGCGCACATCGGGCCCGAGCTTCAGCAGAAGGTCATCAAGGCGCTGGCCGCGAAGCTGGGCAGGGCGAAGACCGACGCGGTGATCTCCGCGATGGACGAGACCAACCCGACGACGTTCGCCCGTAACTGGGAGTCCTACCCGCAGGACGTACGGGATCTGGTCGCCCAGCTCAACGTCCACACCTACGGCACCGGGGGCCGGACCACCGCGCGCGATATCGCCAAGGGCGCCGACAAGCCGCTGTGGATGAGCGAGGTCGACGGCGACTGGGGCGACGGCCAGGACTTCACCAGCATGCGGCCGGGGCTCGGTCTCGCCAAGCACATCGTGGACGACCTGCGCGAACTGGAGCCCACCGCCTGGCTGTTCTGGCAGCCGGTGGAGGACTACGACAACATGAAGCCGGGCGGCGAGTCCGCGAAGGGCGGCAACTGGGGCTCCATCCAGGTGCCGTTCAGCTGCACCTCCAAGGACACCCTGAAGACCTGCCCGATCCTGACCAACACCAAGTTCAACACGGCCCGTAACTTCACCCACTTCATCCGGCCCGGTGACCGGCTGGTCCGGGTGAACGACACCGCCAGCGCGGCGGCCGTCTCCGCCTCCGGGCGCGAGGCCACCGTCGTCCACGTCAATGACACCGACACCGTCCGCGACGTCACTCTCGACCTCTCGGGCTTCGCCAAGGTCTCCAAGGGCGCGAAGGTGACCCCGGTCGTCACGGACGCCTCGGGCGCCCTGGTCAAGAAGGCCAAGGTGACCGTCAAGAACGGCCGCGCCACCGTCTCCGTCCCGTCCCGTTCGGTGACCACCCTGCGGATCTCGGGCGTCTCCGGCATCGCGAAGGACGCCTCGGCGATCCAGCCGGGTCACACCTTCGCCCTGACCGGCGTGGGCAGCGGCAAGTCCCTCGGCGTCTCCGACGACGCCACCGGCACCGTGATCCGTACCACCGACACGGCCGACGCCGGCCAGCGGTGGCAGATCGAGAAGGTGACCAAGGGCACCGGCAACCGGGAGCGCTACGTCCTGCGCAACGCGGCGGACGGCAGCCGTGTGACCTCGGCCAACGGCGCGGCGGTCCTGGAGAAGGACACCGGCAGGCCGGGCACCGCCGCTCAGTGGATCCTGTCCACCACGGGCGACGGCACCTACACCTTCGTCAGCGCCGCGACCGGCGAACTGCTGGAGGTGGCGGGCCAGTCCACCGCCAACGGCGCCCGCGTCTCGGTCTGGAAGCCCAACTCCGGCACCAACCAGCGCTGGACGGTCACCGACCTGGGCTGA
- a CDS encoding CBM35 domain-containing protein produces the protein MTAGFLPAAQAAPATPAASAAPAAAAAATRLTVDLAASEGDVLRGANGALYGLSDDGVPSDAALAPLKLTSVSQKPEGGAQHPNGDAITVSKSFFRNGGGDVLVLMQDMYSQWPYENLGIDDYLTKVDKVTRDLANAPNSERFVYVPFNEPDQIWYNLGVSNQATYEANRDRFLRDWKTVYQRIRAIDPDARIAGPNESSYHTRLLTDFLAYAKRENVLPEVTTWHELDPTSLRDFQSHYDNYRAIEKSLGITPRTVNIDEYANRRDLSVPGQLVQWVSMFERNKVYANQAYWDAAGNLDGNVVRTNIPNGSWWFFRWYAGLTGQTVKVTPPSPNTIDTLQGVASLDTTRKQAQVLVGGASGDADVAVQHIDRAVFGSSVTATVAEAAWSGYEGQHAAPRVLSRTKLSVAADGSVTVPLTGMKQMSAYRIVLTPAGAGTPAAATVPWSASYEAEAARITGGQVYTQGSVTNPYGYATSGTRDVGSLNTAASKVDFTVTVPATGSYDLSVLYGNQSGAPATQLLSVDGGATTSVPYPSTQNWTYRAKADLTVPLTAGTHTLTLAKGTGEVTLDRIDLTASATPAASYEATLADISGSVSYDYGDASGTGTGALVLGAGAKAVYDVYAPRDGYYTVTSRGSAAVQLALHEETVTAAPGQALRLYLVAGNNRVTATGLATLRSLDVTGTGSTTGTLTYDGAQARLAGGARLVSSANATEGSYIGWLGNSAAATATFTVDAPRAGKYVLVLTYGQNDRRDNGHAYNTDIVSRTADVTLGGTTRKVTFKNTWSWEDFWTLGVPVTLQQGANTLTLANPSAWAPNIDRVQLSPVRG, from the coding sequence ATGACCGCCGGATTCCTGCCCGCCGCCCAGGCCGCCCCCGCCACACCGGCGGCCTCGGCCGCGCCGGCCGCCGCAGCCGCCGCCACGCGTCTCACCGTCGACCTCGCCGCCTCCGAGGGCGACGTGCTGCGCGGTGCGAACGGCGCGCTGTACGGGCTGAGTGACGACGGGGTCCCGAGCGACGCCGCCCTTGCCCCGCTCAAGCTCACCAGCGTCTCCCAGAAGCCCGAGGGCGGCGCCCAGCACCCCAACGGCGACGCCATCACCGTCTCCAAGTCGTTCTTCCGCAACGGCGGCGGCGATGTCCTCGTGCTGATGCAGGACATGTACTCCCAGTGGCCCTACGAGAACCTCGGCATCGACGACTACCTCACCAAGGTCGACAAGGTAACGCGTGACCTGGCGAACGCGCCGAACAGCGAACGCTTCGTCTACGTCCCCTTCAACGAGCCCGACCAGATCTGGTACAACCTCGGTGTCTCCAACCAGGCGACGTACGAGGCCAACCGGGACCGCTTCCTGAGGGACTGGAAGACCGTCTACCAGCGCATCCGCGCCATCGACCCGGACGCCAGAATCGCCGGGCCCAATGAATCCTCGTACCACACACGGCTGTTGACCGACTTCCTCGCCTACGCGAAGCGGGAGAACGTCCTGCCGGAGGTCACCACCTGGCACGAGCTGGACCCGACCTCCCTGCGCGACTTCCAGAGCCACTACGACAACTACCGCGCCATCGAGAAGAGCCTCGGCATCACCCCGCGGACCGTGAACATCGACGAGTACGCCAACCGCCGTGACCTCTCCGTACCGGGCCAACTGGTCCAGTGGGTGTCGATGTTCGAGCGCAACAAGGTGTACGCGAACCAGGCGTACTGGGACGCCGCCGGCAATCTCGACGGCAATGTCGTCCGTACGAACATCCCCAACGGGAGCTGGTGGTTCTTCCGCTGGTACGCCGGGCTGACCGGGCAGACCGTGAAGGTCACCCCGCCCTCCCCGAACACCATCGACACACTCCAGGGCGTGGCCTCCCTCGACACCACCCGCAAGCAGGCACAGGTGCTGGTCGGCGGCGCGTCGGGTGACGCCGATGTCGCCGTCCAGCACATCGACCGGGCCGTCTTCGGCAGCTCGGTCACCGCGACCGTCGCCGAGGCCGCCTGGTCCGGCTACGAGGGGCAGCACGCGGCGCCGCGCGTCCTGTCCCGTACAAAGCTGAGCGTCGCCGCCGACGGCTCCGTGACCGTCCCCCTCACGGGCATGAAGCAGATGTCCGCCTACCGGATCGTGCTCACCCCGGCCGGCGCGGGCACCCCCGCCGCCGCCACCGTGCCGTGGTCCGCGTCCTACGAGGCCGAGGCCGCCCGGATCACCGGCGGCCAGGTCTACACCCAGGGCTCGGTGACCAACCCCTACGGCTACGCCACCTCCGGCACCAGGGACGTCGGCTCGCTCAACACCGCCGCCAGCAAGGTCGACTTCACCGTCACCGTGCCCGCCACGGGCAGCTACGACCTGTCGGTCCTGTACGGCAACCAGTCCGGCGCCCCGGCCACCCAGCTGCTCTCCGTGGACGGCGGCGCCACCACGAGCGTCCCGTACCCCTCCACCCAGAACTGGACGTACCGCGCGAAGGCGGACCTCACCGTCCCGCTCACCGCGGGCACCCACACCCTGACCCTGGCGAAGGGCACCGGCGAGGTCACCCTGGACCGTATCGACCTGACCGCGAGCGCCACCCCGGCCGCCTCCTACGAGGCCACCCTCGCCGATATCTCCGGCAGTGTGTCCTACGACTACGGCGACGCGTCCGGCACCGGGACGGGCGCTCTGGTGCTCGGCGCGGGCGCCAAGGCGGTCTACGACGTGTACGCGCCCCGCGACGGCTACTACACGGTGACCTCGCGCGGCTCCGCCGCCGTCCAACTCGCCCTGCACGAGGAGACGGTGACCGCCGCCCCCGGCCAGGCCCTGCGCCTGTACCTGGTGGCCGGCAACAACCGCGTCACCGCCACCGGCCTGGCCACCCTGCGCTCGCTCGACGTGACGGGCACGGGCTCCACGACCGGCACCCTCACCTACGACGGCGCCCAGGCCCGGCTGGCCGGCGGCGCGCGGCTGGTCTCCAGCGCCAACGCCACCGAGGGCAGCTACATCGGCTGGCTCGGCAACAGCGCCGCCGCTACCGCTACCTTCACCGTCGACGCACCGCGCGCCGGGAAGTACGTCCTCGTCCTCACCTACGGCCAGAACGACCGCCGCGACAACGGCCACGCCTACAACACCGACATCGTCTCCCGCACGGCGGACGTCACACTCGGCGGCACCACCCGGAAGGTGACCTTCAAGAACACCTGGAGCTGGGAGGACTTCTGGACCCTCGGCGTCCCGGTCACCCTCCAGCAGGGCGCCAACACCCTGACCCTCGCCAACCCCTCCGCCTGGGCCCCCAACATCGACCGGGTGCAGCTCTCCCCCGTACGCGGCTGA
- a CDS encoding carbohydrate ABC transporter permease has translation MWRYGRPALVLLLAGLAVGVPLWLVLVTSAKPQGEAVRPNLDPPRHWQPAENYADAVSQGEMFRGFVNSLLVVVPSVALVLILGAGAAWVFARRSSRLVSAAYALTISGLLLPPAVITIVMELRQLGLAGTRPGMIAVYTGMYLSTSVFFMTGFIRAIPTELEEAARLDGAGPLRIFLRIILPLLRPVIATATIMVMLYAWSDIFYAFFVLGGGDGATLPINLYQVASAQLYLNNWHLIFAYVVVMSLPMVAVFLVAQRKIVSGITSGAVK, from the coding sequence CTGTGGCGGTACGGCCGGCCCGCGCTCGTCCTTCTGCTGGCCGGCCTCGCCGTCGGCGTCCCGCTCTGGCTGGTGCTCGTCACCTCGGCCAAGCCGCAGGGCGAGGCGGTCCGCCCCAACCTCGATCCACCGCGCCACTGGCAGCCGGCCGAGAACTACGCGGACGCCGTCAGCCAGGGCGAGATGTTCCGCGGCTTCGTCAACTCCCTGCTGGTCGTGGTGCCTTCGGTGGCGCTGGTGCTGATCCTGGGCGCCGGCGCGGCCTGGGTGTTCGCCCGGCGCTCGTCCCGGCTGGTCTCGGCCGCGTACGCCCTCACGATCAGCGGACTGCTGCTGCCGCCCGCCGTGATCACGATCGTGATGGAGCTGCGCCAGCTCGGTCTGGCCGGCACCCGGCCCGGCATGATCGCGGTCTACACCGGGATGTATCTGTCGACGTCGGTGTTCTTCATGACGGGCTTCATCAGGGCCATCCCCACCGAACTGGAGGAAGCGGCCCGTCTCGACGGCGCCGGACCGCTGCGGATCTTCCTCCGGATCATCCTGCCGCTGCTGCGGCCGGTGATCGCCACCGCGACGATCATGGTGATGCTCTATGCCTGGAGCGACATCTTCTACGCCTTCTTCGTCCTCGGCGGCGGAGACGGGGCGACCCTCCCGATCAATCTGTACCAGGTCGCGAGCGCCCAGCTCTATCTCAACAACTGGCATCTCATCTTCGCGTATGTCGTGGTGATGAGCCTGCCCATGGTCGCCGTGTTCCTGGTGGCCCAGCGCAAGATCGTGTCCGGAATCACCAGTGGAGCCGTGAAGTAG
- a CDS encoding carbohydrate ABC transporter permease, translating to MADTAIRTRRAAPPPAGGQKRAGRLPRAAVHHPWWFALPAVAVFVAFFLVPNLLNFYYPFTNWSSYHPDIAFTGLDNFRTIADDGSLLRSLRTTLLYAALAALFQNGFGLGLALLLEEDSRFNRFFRAVFFLPVLISALAVGYVFQALLDQDGALNSALGTDIPWLGSTTWTVVVVSVIHGWKWMGLAMLIYLAGLKGIPGDMLEAAKVDGAGPWRTFRSVRWPMLAPALTFNVTTALIGSMNTFDIVQATTGGGPAASTEVFNIYMFRIFGQGLYAQASAMSLVLFLIVVAIAIPLVVGLRRREQML from the coding sequence GTGGCGGACACAGCCATACGCACCCGCAGGGCCGCGCCGCCGCCCGCCGGCGGGCAGAAGAGGGCCGGCCGGCTGCCGCGCGCGGCCGTCCACCATCCCTGGTGGTTCGCACTGCCGGCGGTGGCGGTCTTCGTGGCCTTCTTCCTGGTGCCGAACCTGCTCAACTTCTACTACCCGTTCACCAATTGGTCCTCGTACCACCCGGACATCGCCTTCACCGGGCTCGACAACTTCAGGACGATCGCGGACGACGGCTCCCTGCTGCGCTCCCTCAGGACCACACTCCTGTACGCCGCCCTCGCCGCCCTCTTCCAGAACGGCTTCGGCCTCGGGCTCGCGCTCCTGCTGGAGGAGGACTCCCGCTTCAACCGCTTCTTCCGCGCCGTCTTCTTCCTGCCGGTGCTCATCTCGGCGCTGGCCGTCGGCTATGTCTTCCAGGCCCTGCTGGACCAGGACGGCGCGCTCAACTCCGCGCTGGGCACGGACATTCCCTGGCTGGGCTCCACGACCTGGACCGTGGTGGTGGTCTCGGTCATCCACGGCTGGAAGTGGATGGGGCTGGCGATGCTGATCTATCTCGCCGGGCTCAAGGGCATCCCCGGCGACATGCTGGAGGCCGCGAAGGTCGACGGCGCCGGGCCCTGGCGCACCTTCCGGTCCGTACGCTGGCCGATGCTCGCGCCCGCGCTCACCTTCAACGTGACCACCGCGCTCATCGGCTCGATGAACACCTTCGACATCGTGCAGGCCACCACCGGCGGCGGCCCGGCCGCCTCCACCGAGGTCTTCAACATCTACATGTTCCGGATCTTCGGACAGGGGCTGTACGCGCAGGCGTCCGCGATGAGCCTGGTCCTCTTCCTGATCGTCGTCGCCATCGCGATCCCGCTGGTCGTCGGGCTGCGCCGAAGGGAGCAGATGCTGTGA
- a CDS encoding ABC transporter substrate-binding protein yields the protein MKRVLPALVLICATALTATACSDPTVADNSATGTGPAAKVDPTAKLDGVKLTMWTAQNTVNAPKQVIDAFEKATGATVETQAIPDLYEQNVPTKLASGDKPDLMFWQPSISTLPFIQPAQNLLTLDNEPWVSRLGDTEKSLGVVGGKRYAAIVTSPAMLGVYYNKDVFREAGISEAQFPKNYADLLKLGHRVKDTTDAAAFYESGGDKWPMQWQMQVQLTDLDQQWWAGLNKNEEKWTDPVVVKAITTYKDQLLGAGLAQKNYRTGTFTGSADALWKGEAGMVLNVTSFQSQLQAKYSTEEIDKKIGWFPVSNSDATGMYSPDQTNGVVAFRTGDAKRQDAARQFLAFWLDTDYADYIKAMKIPSVQPAVPSPDGLPQTSLDQLKALPTANGVFQAKAIVAPDTHLYLADMIYGKKNPQQVAQAIQDQFAQVAKAQGAPGF from the coding sequence ATGAAGAGAGTTCTACCGGCCCTGGTACTGATATGCGCCACCGCGCTGACGGCCACCGCGTGCAGTGACCCCACGGTCGCCGACAACAGCGCCACCGGCACCGGGCCCGCCGCGAAGGTCGACCCCACGGCGAAGCTCGACGGGGTGAAACTGACCATGTGGACCGCGCAGAACACGGTCAACGCCCCCAAGCAGGTCATCGACGCCTTCGAGAAGGCCACCGGCGCCACCGTCGAGACACAGGCCATCCCCGACCTGTACGAACAGAACGTCCCCACGAAGCTGGCCTCGGGCGACAAGCCGGACCTGATGTTCTGGCAGCCGTCGATCTCCACACTGCCCTTCATCCAGCCCGCGCAGAATCTGCTCACCCTCGACAACGAGCCCTGGGTGAGCAGGCTCGGCGACACGGAGAAGTCCCTCGGTGTGGTGGGCGGCAAGCGGTACGCGGCGATCGTCACCAGCCCTGCCATGCTCGGCGTCTACTACAACAAGGACGTCTTCCGCGAGGCGGGCATCAGCGAGGCCCAGTTCCCCAAGAACTACGCCGACCTGCTGAAGCTCGGCCACCGGGTCAAGGACACGACGGACGCCGCCGCCTTCTACGAGTCGGGCGGCGACAAGTGGCCCATGCAGTGGCAGATGCAGGTCCAGCTGACCGACCTCGACCAGCAGTGGTGGGCGGGCCTCAACAAGAACGAGGAGAAGTGGACCGACCCGGTCGTGGTGAAGGCCATCACCACTTACAAGGACCAGCTCCTCGGCGCCGGGCTCGCCCAGAAGAACTACCGGACCGGCACCTTCACCGGATCGGCCGACGCGCTGTGGAAGGGCGAGGCCGGTATGGTCCTCAATGTCACCTCCTTCCAGTCGCAGTTGCAGGCGAAGTACAGCACGGAGGAGATCGACAAGAAGATCGGCTGGTTCCCCGTCTCGAACTCCGACGCCACCGGCATGTACTCGCCGGACCAGACCAACGGTGTCGTCGCCTTCCGCACCGGTGACGCGAAACGGCAGGACGCGGCCCGTCAGTTCCTCGCCTTCTGGCTCGACACCGACTACGCGGACTACATCAAGGCGATGAAGATCCCGTCCGTCCAGCCGGCCGTGCCCAGCCCCGACGGGCTGCCGCAGACCTCCCTCGACCAGCTGAAGGCGCTGCCCACCGCGAACGGTGTGTTCCAGGCCAAGGCCATCGTCGCGCCCGACACCCACCTCTATCTCGCCGACATGATCTACGGCAAGAAGAACCCCCAGCAGGTGGCGCAGGCGATCCAGGACCAGTTCGCCCAGGTGGCCAAGGCGCAGGGCGCGCCAGGCTTCTGA
- a CDS encoding LacI family DNA-binding transcriptional regulator, producing the protein MNVTGHTRMGGGAVKPGKKGTQGETGEQGRTGEQGKPGKTGKSGPSIRDVAAAADVSYQTVSRVINGHPSVKGSTRERVLAAIDELGFRRSATALALASGRSRSVTVLTANTTHYGYAAILQGIEEEARRSAYSLGIAVLESADESAVRAVVQRAADTGGGLVVIAYDPAGVGALRAVPAGLPVVGVVETPATPPGGDRPWVWTDDRAAAHEATRHLLALGHETVHYVAIPSSTRRTAPRTAGWRAALREAGASAPRVIQGGWGPAGGYAAGRRLAGDPAVTAILCGNDDLALGVIRALHEAGRAVPGEVSVAGFDDAPGSAYLTPSLTSVRLDFAGLGRAAFGLLHDVVEQSARVAPHPVSVPELIVRESSGPPPAREDARRSR; encoded by the coding sequence ATGAATGTGACCGGTCACACAAGGATGGGAGGCGGGGCCGTGAAGCCGGGGAAGAAGGGGACGCAGGGGGAGACAGGGGAGCAGGGGAGGACGGGAGAGCAGGGAAAGCCGGGGAAGACAGGGAAGTCGGGACCCAGCATCAGAGATGTCGCGGCAGCGGCCGACGTGTCGTACCAGACCGTCTCCCGTGTGATCAACGGCCACCCCAGTGTGAAGGGCTCGACCCGCGAGCGGGTCCTCGCCGCCATCGACGAGCTGGGCTTCCGCCGCAGCGCCACCGCACTCGCGCTGGCCAGCGGCCGGTCCCGGTCGGTCACCGTCCTCACCGCCAACACCACCCACTACGGCTACGCGGCCATCCTCCAGGGCATCGAGGAGGAGGCCCGCCGCTCCGCGTACTCCCTGGGCATCGCCGTACTGGAGTCGGCCGACGAGAGCGCCGTACGGGCCGTGGTGCAGCGCGCCGCCGACACCGGCGGCGGGCTCGTGGTGATCGCGTACGACCCGGCCGGCGTCGGCGCCCTGCGTGCCGTGCCCGCCGGACTGCCCGTCGTGGGTGTCGTGGAGACCCCGGCCACCCCGCCCGGCGGCGACCGGCCCTGGGTGTGGACCGACGACCGGGCGGCCGCCCACGAGGCCACCCGCCATCTGCTCGCCCTCGGCCACGAGACCGTGCACTACGTGGCCATCCCGTCCAGCACCCGCCGCACCGCCCCGCGCACCGCGGGCTGGCGCGCCGCGCTGCGCGAGGCCGGCGCGTCCGCGCCCCGGGTGATCCAGGGCGGCTGGGGCCCGGCCGGCGGATACGCCGCGGGCCGCCGGCTGGCCGGGGACCCGGCCGTCACCGCGATCCTCTGCGGCAACGACGATCTCGCCCTCGGTGTGATCAGGGCGCTGCACGAGGCGGGCCGGGCGGTCCCCGGCGAGGTGAGTGTGGCCGGCTTCGACGACGCGCCCGGCTCCGCGTACCTCACCCCGTCCCTCACCTCCGTACGGCTGGACTTCGCCGGGCTGGGCCGGGCCGCCTTCGGACTGCTCCACGACGTGGTGGAGCAGTCGGCGCGGGTGGCCCCGCACCCCGTATCCGTACCGGAACTGATCGTCAGGGAAAGCTCAGGCCCGCCGCCGGCCCGCGAGGACGCGCGGCGGTCGCGGTAG